A stretch of the Mycobacteroides immunogenum genome encodes the following:
- a CDS encoding NAD(P)-dependent oxidoreductase, with translation MSTIAVVGLGAMGKAMADNLVQAGHDVSVWNRSPGPVGELEAIGARPLASAAQAFESGVVFSVLADDHAVTQTFLTPEVLSAGRGALHVNLATVSTKLADRATALHDEHGVGYIAAPVFGRVAVAQAGELQVLAAGPAGQIDRAQPFLDVIGARTWRLGDAPRQANVVKIVGNFLIASAIQALSEAVSMAERSGVDSALLVELLTSTLFQGPAYSSYGKLIATSTYEPAGFTTTLGRKDVGLALEVAADTGLRLPFGEVLRTVFDEALACGHADLDWSSVADLQRARDAE, from the coding sequence ATGAGCACCATTGCCGTCGTCGGACTTGGAGCCATGGGAAAAGCCATGGCGGATAATCTTGTTCAAGCAGGGCATGACGTATCGGTATGGAATCGCTCGCCCGGACCGGTCGGCGAGCTCGAAGCGATCGGTGCGCGGCCACTCGCATCCGCGGCGCAGGCCTTTGAGTCCGGCGTGGTGTTCTCGGTACTGGCCGACGATCACGCCGTCACACAAACCTTCCTGACCCCGGAGGTCCTCAGCGCGGGCCGCGGAGCCCTGCACGTCAACCTCGCCACCGTCAGCACCAAACTGGCCGATCGGGCTACGGCACTGCATGACGAGCACGGCGTGGGATACATCGCGGCGCCGGTGTTCGGCAGGGTGGCCGTGGCGCAGGCGGGTGAACTGCAAGTACTGGCGGCGGGGCCGGCGGGCCAGATAGACCGGGCACAACCCTTTCTCGATGTCATCGGGGCGCGCACCTGGCGGTTGGGTGACGCACCGCGGCAGGCCAATGTTGTGAAAATTGTCGGGAACTTCCTCATCGCATCGGCCATCCAAGCGTTGAGTGAAGCCGTCAGCATGGCGGAGCGGTCCGGTGTGGATTCCGCTCTGCTGGTGGAACTGTTGACCAGCACGCTGTTCCAGGGCCCTGCGTACAGCAGCTACGGCAAGCTCATCGCCACCTCGACGTACGAGCCGGCCGGATTCACCACCACCTTGGGCCGCAAGGATGTCGGCCTGGCTCTTGAGGTGGCGGCAGATACCGGACTGCGATTGCCGTTCGGCGAGGTGCTGCGAACCGTCTTCGATGAGGCACTCGCGTGCGGACACGCCGACTTGGACTGGTCCTCGGTCGCCGACCTACAGCGGGCGCGCGACGCGGAGTGA